From Myripristis murdjan chromosome 13, fMyrMur1.1, whole genome shotgun sequence:
TAATATCCCCAGAAGATGGCTGCACCGTGTCTTTGAAGAACTCAAACACTGCCTGCCTCAAGGACGGTTCAGGACCCGAGTACTGACAAACCTTGGGGTCCAACATGCAAGGAATGCCGAGGTGTTTTCTGCATTATTTGGGGTGAAATTCCTTAATGGAGGGAGAAGATCCACGAAAGGGGTGTATATGCTGGCTTTATGTCTCCCTGATCACCTGAGAAAGGATATGGAATGTGACTTTCTGTTGTTAATTGATGTAGAGGGTCTCTGTTCACCACTGCTGGACAAAAAAGCAAACACCAAGGTCCATGACAATGAGATGGCCACCTTGGCAACAGGACTGAGTGATGTTCTGATGCAAAACATAGTTTCATCTGGAAATACTGAGTTTGAAACTGACTTCAGTGTGATACTTAGTGCTCTCCTCCGCATTAAGGCATGTGGCTACCTGCCCATTTGCCAACTCTTAACCCAGAATGAAGAATTAAACAGCAAGTTACACGCCTTGCAGTTAGGACGTGTAGCTGAAATTCTTCAGACAGACAATGGGACCAGAGGGACTAAATATACTGATTGTCGTCTTGTAAAAAGCACAAGCAGTATCCCCTGTGTCATAGGGCCTTGGCACAATGTCTCCCTTTCTGAACCAGTTGATAAAGATTATAGTAAGGCTGTGTTAGAGCTGAAGCAAAATCTTTTTGAGGCATTGAAGAAGTGTGCAGCCAAGTCTGAAGCCCCAGGGCTGCCTGGATTTCTGGGTCGTTTATGTGCTGTTTGGGAAGCAGTGAAAGCAGATTCATTCTCCATTGGGCTTCAGAATACTGAGGTGTCTGATGCATTTTCTATGCTATGCACAGAGCTTTCCCAATGGGAGAAGAATTTCCTTGACCACATGGAAAGGTGGTTTGTTGGGGCAACAAATAGAATCATCTCCTACAAAGCTGAGGACTTAGAGATTATGATCAAAGATGACCTCCTGAATGTACTGAAGGAAGAAGCCAGTGAAGAGGTCAAAACAGAGGTGAATAATCTCAGGACAAAACTTGAGGCCTATTTGATAAAAGATGACCTCCATAAAACTCATATTGCAATTTACAGACCAAGCTTAATGAACTATATGGATGAACTTGAGGAGCAGGTAACTGAAGACATGATGGAGAGGTTAGAGTCAGCCAAAGAAAATCATTGCTCTTCCACACAGCTGAGAATCTTTCAGACCTTATTGGAAAAGGAACTGGAGTCCAAGCTACACATGCTTGTAGAGAAAAGCAAGTCAACCAAAATTCTCCTTACAGATATTCAACTGGAGGAGGAGTTTGACAATGTGTGGAGAAGTGTACTGTCTAACTTTGACTTCAGACCTTCAGAAATAGATGATATTACTGGAAGGGTGACAGCAGTTCTGAGAGAGAACCTCAGCAGCCGTGGGCTAATGAAACACATGAAGATGCTTGAAGACATTCGCCAAAACAAGACATCTGGCTTTGCAGTTTATGATGAGCACTTTGGATACCGCAGCAGATTAAAGCACATGTTTGAGGACAACAACCGACAACAGAGGTTAGATGCTCAACAAGTAGCACACAACGTCGTCGAGGAGTACAATCAGTTTGTAGCAGATAAATGTAGTTCACCAGCAGACTTCTCTGACAGCTACATTGTAGAACTGTTAGAAAATGTTGACAAAAGTTTGAAGGAAAAGCCTTTGGAAATCAGATCAGCTTTTGAAGTAGATCTGAAAGTTTATCTGTGTAGCTGTGCATGCAGAGACTTTCAAAAATTACATGATCTTTATggcaaagacagagagctgtTGACCATTATCAACAGGAGCAAGAACAAGTACTTGGCAGAGTTTATCTACCAGTTCAGGAAGAGGGACCAGTGCCAGAGGGTTGCCCAAGCTTTCGCCTCCATGATCTTCAAACCTACAATTTTGGACTATATTTACAGGCCACTAGGGAGGCGCATCACTGAACAAATGTTAAGCCAAGACAATGCCCGACAGTATCTGTCTCCCCAAGCCTTCAATCAGAGCCTGCTGGAGGAGCTCATAGAGGAAGACAGTTTTGAGAGCTTCCTGGAATACTTGCTTTCTTATGAGAACTTCAGACTGAAGAGGATCCAGCAGAAAGTGGTGGCTAACCTCTCTGAGTCAACTATTCTGGATGAGTGGAGGCGACAACGGCTTGGAGAAATTGTGGGCAAGATGGCTGCAGCAGTGAGCGAGACAGCAGAGGGTGTAAGTGGAGTGCTAAGTGATACAAAGCTACTGCTGGAGAAAGTGTGCATCACTGTGGAGATGGATGCAGATGTGGATGTCCCCAGGACTCTTCTTGATGGGCCTCTCTTCAGTATCACAGCAGAATGGGATCGCTTTGTCTCTTGTTTGTTGGAGGAACTGGCTGAGATGCGGTTGGCTCTAGCCCAGGAGTTCTCCAAAAAGGTAGATATCAACCAGCTTCTCCAAGACCTTCCCGTTAAGCCCCAAGATTGTCTCCTCAACAGAGTGAGAGGCTGTGAGAAGCAGTGTCCTTTCTGTAGAGCCCCCTGTGAAATGGGGCAAATGGAGCATGAGGTACACAGGACCCTGCTCCACCGACCACAAGGTATACTGTCCTATACCTGTGATGACTCCTGCTCCCTGTCTGAAGTCAGCTGCCCCACAACTCAGGACGGCCTGTTACTGGACAATGATGCCGAGGGGAAGTCTCTGGCCAGCAGTGATTGCCATTCCCTCCCCCCAGACTGGTGGATCTCCCCTGAGGAACAAGACAGCCAGAGAGCCACTGCTTACTGGAGGTACAGTCAACTGATGACACCATAAAATCAAACTATAATTTCCCTCTTAAAATGTGAGCGTAGTTCTGGAAACCTTTTCTGTTATACCAT
This genomic window contains:
- the gvin1l2 gene encoding interferon-induced very large GTPase 1 encodes the protein MSVKLPRRLSSKKKKPQINNAQAEILCKLGLEAFWTKPLDPASMLDISTWTLENQDPQVPEYLPYAFLQRLWLLSPQARRSCCKPSTNALDDTSGEDGVNGLVGETECAVNPLDLVTAVYRSANTFLQQEIAVRMAQCKFAIPLILPSIYPEQPGCFLLWPLRGVVSQWRPPSPPKTRQVLEGNLASTEMPIVSCVKLGHCGVSKSRVLNHVLGGSKSPTESFLHRGMDGGQLPQRLANGLVEVGWYLPTGDTDRDIFPVPVVISNLRGDAAAHEKCLALLCQASSAVVVFCGDLREKDKRLLAYWKDTASKLLVVDLSETMEKVKENKVVGFVAQNLEEEVGLAKESVLSCGPISEEDLADRLRETLNDLLPDKLKLVTFEAAARISVELGFSIDEGEVCKKAMATVEDVLKGLDEGLAQFMEKQLPMQGASWYKLAQMEKEETKQKKAGEKKNLQQQNEKKNILLKLRSYKMTTAMKSFTDALSTTDKMERMYFISWMKLRLRAIQIKQQCSPQEPCTNEQKLNQLSDMNVSTKKKDQEPENFDEPENGTNDDLDDNESFYTDSSVEEEQSLNLNHTGNGGLQQAEVAQDLELIMEQSTKLNMKLYEKVNIALEDDENQNSCEHQTSDPEISEDQNLHLEFRENGTFDLNLPEKPPEEPKLKTDKSDFSAEAYMGVDTSSENQGSSGSFVEQHFEPDPSSLGLEHFLREMGLIFELTHMSKGRKSQNVLRLPKLAADLLLYGIPLEIMDGDASNIPRRWLHRVFEELKHCLPQGRFRTRVLTNLGVQHARNAEVFSALFGVKFLNGGRRSTKGVYMLALCLPDHLRKDMECDFLLLIDVEGLCSPLLDKKANTKVHDNEMATLATGLSDVLMQNIVSSGNTEFETDFSVILSALLRIKACGYLPICQLLTQNEELNSKLHALQLGRVAEILQTDNGTRGTKYTDCRLVKSTSSIPCVIGPWHNVSLSEPVDKDYSKAVLELKQNLFEALKKCAAKSEAPGLPGFLGRLCAVWEAVKADSFSIGLQNTEVSDAFSMLCTELSQWEKNFLDHMERWFVGATNRIISYKAEDLEIMIKDDLLNVLKEEASEEVKTEVNNLRTKLEAYLIKDDLHKTHIAIYRPSLMNYMDELEEQVTEDMMERLESAKENHCSSTQLRIFQTLLEKELESKLHMLVEKSKSTKILLTDIQLEEEFDNVWRSVLSNFDFRPSEIDDITGRVTAVLRENLSSRGLMKHMKMLEDIRQNKTSGFAVYDEHFGYRSRLKHMFEDNNRQQRLDAQQVAHNVVEEYNQFVADKCSSPADFSDSYIVELLENVDKSLKEKPLEIRSAFEVDLKVYLCSCACRDFQKLHDLYGKDRELLTIINRSKNKYLAEFIYQFRKRDQCQRVAQAFASMIFKPTILDYIYRPLGRRITEQMLSQDNARQYLSPQAFNQSLLEELIEEDSFESFLEYLLSYENFRLKRIQQKVVANLSESTILDEWRRQRLGEIVGKMAAAVSETAEGVSGVLSDTKLLLEKVCITVEMDADVDVPRTLLDGPLFSITAEWDRFVSCLLEELAEMRLALAQEFSKKVDINQLLQDLPVKPQDCLLNRVRGCEKQCPFCRAPCEMGQMEHEVHRTLLHRPQGILSYTCDDSCSLSEVSCPTTQDGLLLDNDAEGKSLASSDCHSLPPDWWISPEEQDSQRATAYWRYVLVRFNERFAQEYEREPAQLPEEWKNITKEEALDSLRDAFHMNQCK